A single region of the Fusarium keratoplasticum isolate Fu6.1 chromosome 7, whole genome shotgun sequence genome encodes:
- a CDS encoding AB hydrolase-1 domain-containing protein — protein sequence MRFTTLFALAAAAVNHCVATPSSQHGSAQGEVAAVRSYFYVGGGYADDGAGGQIYRDQMYVEKLIPAGGVRQRTPIVFIHGQGQTGSNFLNKPDGGRGWASQFISQGYEVYIIDQTFRGRSAWMPAAGAAKPSTYSAEIIEQRFTAGKNFNLWPQASKHTQWPGTGMRGDPVFDTFYVSNVQFINNATYQQSTVQDAGAALLDKIGRPVILVGHSQGGIMPILIADARPRLTKGLVLLEPTGPPFRDAVFSTKAARPYGLTDIPLTYSPSVSDPATDLVQEVQTSRGDDFVECVLQASKPAPRRLVNLQSKPILILTSESSYHMPYDYCTADFLRQAGCSKTQHLELGEAGIHGNGHMMFMEKNSDVIQAVLERWIRST from the exons ATGCGTTTCACCACTCTGTTTGCCCTTGCGGCTGCCGCAGTCAACCACTGTGTCGCTACTCCTTCCAGCCAGCATGGCAGCGCCCAGGGCGAGGTCGCCGCCGTCCGATCCTACTTTTACGTAGGTGGAGGCTACGCCGATGATGGAGCGGGCGGGCAGATCTACCGTGATCAGATGTATGTCGAGAAGCTGATCCCGGCCGGTGGCGTCCGGCAACGAACGCCCATTGTCTTTATCCACGGCCAGGGCCAGACAGGCAGC AACTTCCTCAACAAGCCTGATGGTGGCCGCGGTTGGGCATCCCAGTTCATCAGCCAAGGATACGAGGTCTACATCATTGACCAGACCTTCCGTGGCCGATCAGCATGGATGCCCGCCGCCGGCGCTGCGAAGCCCTCGACCTACTCGGCCGAGATCATCGAGCAGCGCTTCACTGCAGGCAAGAACTTCAACCTCTGGCCCCAGGCCTCTAAGCACACCCAGTGGCCTGGAACTGGTATGAGGGGTGACCCCGTCTTTGACACTTTCTACGTGTCCAACGTTcagttcatcaacaacgccacCTACCAGCAGTCGACGGTCCAGGATGCTGGCGCtgctctcctcgacaagattgGCAGACCCGTTATCCTTGTCGGTCACAGCCAGGGTGGCATCATGCCCATTCTTATCGCGGATGCCCGCCCTAGACTCACCAAGGGtctcgttcttcttgagccCACTGGCCCTCCCTTCAGGGACGCCGTCTTCAGCACCAAGGCTGCCCGCCCCTACGGTCTGACTGACATCCCCCTCACCTACAGCCCCTCTGTCTCTGACCCTGCCACCGACCTGGTTCAAGAGGTCCAGACCAGCCGAGGTGACGACTTCGTTGAGTGCGTCCTTCAGGCCAGCAAGCCTGCGCCTCGTCGTCTGGTCAACCTGCAGAGCAagcccatcctcatcctcactTCCGAGTCGTCCTACCACATGCCCTACGACTACTGCACTGCCGACTTCCTTCGCCAGGCTGGCTGCTCCAAGACTCAGCACCTCGAGCTTGGAGAGGCCGGCATCCACGGCAACGGACACATGATGTTCATGGAAAAGAACAGCGACGTGATTCAGGCCGTCTTGGAGCGCTGGATCCGGTCCACCTAA